Proteins co-encoded in one Symmachiella macrocystis genomic window:
- a CDS encoding FAD-binding oxidoreductase: protein MTTTESSDEFTPTTSDEARDFLAENSAGAGRAIFPVGGRTALHYGYAPTQPGFAFSTLRLNRTIDYPARDMTITVEAGIRMDELTEILKAEGQRLPIDVPQSSRATLGGVLATNTSGPRRFGFGTMRDYLIGITSIDAAGKTFSAGGRVVKNVAGYDLCKLMIGSLGTLAVITQVTLKVIPQPEMSQLLWCAAADWQAVEVALENLLTSATRPVALEVLNAAAAHEIAAEARLDLPSSGPILCIGFEGAARETEWQAETMSVELEAAGICDVAVVADAESLWFALTDFATSSDEPLTFQANLRPSRLVEFSELATSAGVSLAAHAGNGIVIGHLPDEVTTLDAAVELLSPLQALAHEADGNLVIFDCDESWKQTIPVFGQARQDRALMQRIKQQLDPRDILNPGRVFTKNAMSAAQ, encoded by the coding sequence ATGACTACGACCGAGTCGTCCGACGAATTTACTCCTACAACATCCGATGAAGCCCGCGACTTTCTCGCAGAGAATTCCGCCGGGGCAGGCCGGGCTATCTTTCCGGTTGGTGGCCGGACAGCACTGCATTACGGTTATGCTCCCACGCAGCCCGGCTTTGCCTTTTCCACGTTGCGGTTGAATCGCACGATCGACTACCCGGCGCGGGACATGACGATCACCGTCGAGGCCGGGATTCGGATGGACGAGCTGACCGAAATTCTCAAAGCCGAAGGGCAGCGGTTACCGATCGACGTTCCGCAATCCTCGCGCGCCACGTTGGGCGGCGTCTTGGCCACCAACACCAGCGGACCGCGGCGATTTGGTTTCGGCACGATGCGCGATTACCTGATCGGCATCACATCCATCGACGCCGCCGGCAAGACGTTCAGCGCCGGTGGACGTGTTGTCAAAAACGTAGCGGGTTACGATCTGTGTAAATTGATGATTGGTTCGCTGGGAACCTTGGCGGTCATCACCCAAGTCACGCTGAAGGTCATACCGCAACCGGAAATGTCACAATTACTGTGGTGTGCCGCTGCGGATTGGCAGGCCGTGGAAGTCGCGCTCGAAAACCTACTGACTTCCGCAACCCGACCGGTTGCTCTAGAGGTACTCAACGCCGCCGCCGCTCACGAAATTGCCGCCGAAGCCCGATTGGATTTGCCTTCCAGCGGACCGATCTTATGCATCGGTTTTGAGGGAGCCGCACGCGAGACAGAGTGGCAAGCCGAAACCATGTCGGTTGAGCTGGAAGCAGCCGGGATTTGCGACGTTGCGGTCGTGGCTGATGCCGAGTCGCTGTGGTTCGCACTGACCGATTTCGCGACCTCATCCGACGAACCGCTCACATTTCAAGCCAACCTGCGTCCGTCGCGACTGGTCGAGTTTTCCGAATTAGCAACCTCCGCCGGAGTCTCGCTTGCCGCGCATGCCGGCAACGGAATTGTGATTGGGCACCTCCCGGATGAAGTGACCACGCTCGATGCTGCTGTGGAATTATTGTCCCCGCTACAAGCATTGGCGCATGAGGCGGATGGCAATCTGGTGATTTTTGATTGCGATGAATCGTGGAAACAGACGATCCCGGTTTTCGGCCAAGCGCGGCAGGACCGGGCGTTGATGCAGCGGATCAAACAGCAACTCGACCCCCGGGATATTCTGAATCCCGGGCGAGTGTTTACAAAAAACGCAATGTCCGCTGCCCAATGA
- a CDS encoding CehA/McbA family metallohydrolase has protein sequence MRAVIAVVCLAIMIVVILLAPSSKATDDGPTTITVKIVFGADEQAAAWDGRLEVDGGEILEVSAAMLEVGDQLNADTRSWKIKTGVSQGKRVSFAEPQREIFVKLQCTPETLLRVTTEQGDFEVAPTNLTAGRPTSLLDGRAEVHALGNEKMVAQTETDDDFTAIALDANGQRHVAWIAFDTTAQTDRLWIQNIDKPGKKPELITDAVEVADLQLLNINGTLNAFWSSSGTDKNWDLYTAVREERGWRSQRLTTATGTDFQLSVAAGSDGRVWVAWQSFRNGNGDIYTKVRSGETWSKDFVVEANPANQWQPSITVDADGRAWVGFDSYENGNYDVYLTSLTAKGAKGDKISVGERIAIAQSADFEAHANVLATSDGQVWVTYDAAGPNWGKDFRNGPTIENGRYAEPLHASRRMELRCLHNGRLEQPTEPLPQILPPEKIAVIDRDPTSKPSRYYDLPQLATDGDGRLWLMFRICRQGFCRHPPLGAQWNIYATTYTEQGWLEPIQLPHSQGRQNQHVATASGTAGSLQCAWAEGNRFASVNRKYAVRAGALPPITEAAAEIPCESLQLDPPGTAEPAPQIDWTITRGGEEFQVYFGDLHRHTNISRCMPTLDGCLTDAHRYALDAVEHDFLAVTDHTRDVDAFSWWRTQKASDRFHIPGRYVPIYAYERSNMTHGGGHRNVFFLTRGAEVSRSDHWYAGRKLKRPDNNPTDTLYPWLRERGDALTAAHTPEYDRKANLGTWTYNDPQVEPVAEIFQGLRESYERPNSRVKEEASLQYALHQGYKLGFIASSDHLSTHMSYACVWAKEKTREALFDAIRARRTYAATDRIGLDVRIGEALIGEEAQVAGETVTLSIHAEGTAPITDIEIIRDGQVLDTLRPGTPLVETTFNDPAPLPGKSYYYVRLLQDDGAIAWASPIWVAR, from the coding sequence ATGCGTGCTGTCATTGCCGTCGTTTGTCTGGCGATCATGATCGTCGTGATACTGCTCGCACCCTCCAGCAAGGCAACGGATGATGGTCCGACGACAATCACAGTGAAAATCGTCTTCGGCGCTGATGAACAGGCCGCTGCCTGGGATGGTCGTCTGGAAGTGGATGGCGGCGAAATTCTAGAGGTATCCGCAGCGATGCTGGAAGTGGGCGATCAACTTAACGCCGACACGCGCAGTTGGAAGATCAAAACCGGTGTCAGTCAAGGAAAACGCGTTTCATTCGCCGAGCCACAGCGAGAGATCTTTGTCAAACTACAATGCACCCCCGAGACGCTGTTGCGGGTCACAACCGAGCAGGGGGACTTTGAGGTCGCACCGACGAATCTCACCGCTGGCCGGCCGACGTCCTTGCTTGATGGGCGGGCTGAAGTGCATGCGTTGGGCAATGAAAAAATGGTCGCGCAAACCGAAACCGATGACGACTTCACCGCCATCGCCCTCGACGCCAACGGGCAGCGCCACGTTGCATGGATTGCTTTCGACACAACAGCACAGACCGACCGGCTGTGGATTCAAAACATCGACAAGCCGGGGAAAAAACCGGAGTTGATCACCGATGCCGTCGAAGTCGCTGACCTGCAACTGCTCAATATCAACGGCACACTCAACGCGTTTTGGAGTTCCTCCGGCACCGACAAGAACTGGGACCTTTACACCGCTGTCCGCGAAGAACGGGGTTGGCGTTCCCAACGACTGACCACTGCAACGGGAACCGATTTTCAACTCTCCGTCGCAGCGGGATCAGACGGACGCGTTTGGGTGGCCTGGCAATCCTTCCGCAATGGCAATGGCGATATTTACACCAAGGTCCGCAGCGGTGAGACCTGGTCTAAGGATTTTGTCGTCGAAGCGAATCCGGCCAATCAATGGCAACCGTCGATCACAGTCGATGCCGACGGCCGGGCCTGGGTCGGTTTTGATTCGTATGAAAACGGCAACTACGACGTCTATCTGACGAGCCTGACCGCCAAGGGCGCCAAGGGCGACAAGATTTCTGTCGGCGAACGCATCGCCATCGCACAATCCGCCGACTTCGAAGCGCATGCCAATGTCTTGGCCACCAGTGATGGCCAAGTCTGGGTGACATATGACGCTGCGGGGCCAAATTGGGGCAAGGATTTTCGCAACGGACCCACCATCGAAAACGGCCGCTACGCCGAACCGCTGCACGCATCGCGCCGCATGGAATTGCGTTGTCTCCACAACGGCAGGCTTGAGCAGCCTACCGAGCCGCTGCCGCAGATCTTGCCGCCGGAAAAAATCGCCGTCATCGACCGAGATCCAACCAGCAAACCGTCGCGCTATTACGATTTGCCCCAGTTGGCGACCGACGGTGATGGTCGTCTGTGGTTGATGTTCCGCATCTGCCGCCAAGGCTTTTGCCGACATCCTCCGCTCGGAGCACAGTGGAATATTTATGCCACCACTTATACCGAGCAGGGTTGGTTAGAACCGATACAGTTGCCACACAGCCAAGGCCGGCAAAACCAACACGTGGCGACCGCTTCCGGAACAGCCGGATCGTTACAATGCGCCTGGGCCGAAGGAAATCGTTTTGCCTCGGTCAATCGCAAATACGCCGTCCGCGCCGGTGCACTCCCCCCAATCACTGAAGCGGCCGCCGAGATTCCCTGCGAGTCGCTCCAACTTGACCCACCCGGCACGGCCGAACCCGCTCCGCAGATCGATTGGACCATCACCCGTGGCGGCGAAGAGTTCCAAGTCTATTTCGGCGACCTGCACCGTCACACAAATATCAGCCGTTGCATGCCCACGCTCGATGGCTGTCTGACCGACGCGCACCGTTATGCATTGGATGCGGTCGAGCACGACTTTTTAGCAGTCACCGATCACACCCGCGACGTCGACGCCTTCTCCTGGTGGCGCACGCAAAAGGCATCCGATCGGTTTCATATTCCAGGCCGCTACGTGCCGATCTATGCCTACGAACGTAGCAACATGACGCACGGCGGCGGGCATCGTAATGTCTTTTTTCTGACCCGTGGAGCGGAGGTGAGCCGCAGCGATCACTGGTATGCCGGTCGCAAACTGAAACGTCCCGACAATAACCCCACTGACACGCTCTACCCTTGGCTGCGCGAACGCGGCGATGCACTGACGGCAGCGCACACGCCTGAATACGATCGCAAAGCCAACCTCGGGACATGGACTTACAATGATCCGCAAGTCGAACCGGTGGCAGAGATCTTTCAAGGACTCCGCGAATCGTATGAACGTCCCAATTCGCGTGTCAAAGAAGAAGCTTCGTTGCAATATGCCTTGCATCAGGGATACAAACTCGGCTTCATCGCCTCCAGCGATCACCTTTCCACGCACATGTCCTACGCCTGTGTTTGGGCAAAAGAAAAAACGCGGGAAGCGTTGTTCGACGCCATTCGCGCGCGACGCACCTATGCCGCCACCGACCGCATCGGGTTAGATGTCCGTATCGGCGAAGCCCTAATAGGCGAGGAGGCACAAGTCGCCGGGGAGACCGTAACCCTCTCCATCCATGCCGAGGGGACGGCTCCGATCACCGATATTGAAATTATCCGCGACGGCCAAGTCCTCGACACCCTCCGCCCCGGCACGCCGTTGGTGGAAACCACTTTCAATGACCCCGCACCATTGCCCGGAAAAAGTTACTATTACGTGCGGTTGCTACAAGATGACGGCGCAATCGCCTGGGCGTCGCCGATCTGGGTCGCAAGATGA
- a CDS encoding ATPase, T2SS/T4P/T4SS family, translated as MIFGFGKKDDDEPTVDEEYDYVKFKGATNDQNPNLAKAQRLVDVGLIPAKELVTDALLRRAEMMRIDPKGAQSQLTLYIDGLPYSGGRLGKQEANAITQMLKMLAGLNVKVRDKKQASGLRAELEGFKYILDIAVTPTASGERLVIRVQDLSHELITLEDLGGDEELKLKLREVLSSNGFLGVAGPPNSGTTSTTHGVMRGLDPYLNQMFSMGDLGRDELPNITAFEFNPDETLKEAMTRCFRQEADIIYLNKLTDAETTNTFLSFHNEGKLVSEFAATNAAAGLVQLVEWTKSPQMVVDSVRGIVSQLLIRRLCDDCKQVFRPNPTFLAKAGLPKDLTQLCRRAPQGEEFDPCEECDALGFQGRVALFELIEMTDGMKKVILEDPTTEAIRAQAKKEGMHSLQQDGLRLVAEGVTSLDELQRAFRARR; from the coding sequence ATGATATTTGGATTTGGAAAAAAAGACGACGACGAACCAACAGTTGACGAAGAGTATGATTACGTCAAATTCAAAGGGGCGACCAACGACCAAAATCCGAACTTGGCCAAAGCCCAGCGATTGGTCGACGTAGGTCTGATTCCGGCCAAGGAACTGGTCACCGACGCTTTGCTGAGGCGTGCGGAAATGATGCGGATCGATCCTAAAGGTGCTCAGTCGCAATTGACGTTATATATCGACGGCCTGCCCTACTCCGGCGGACGCTTGGGCAAACAGGAAGCAAACGCCATCACGCAGATGCTGAAAATGTTGGCGGGGCTCAACGTGAAAGTCCGCGACAAAAAACAAGCGAGCGGTCTGCGGGCTGAGCTGGAGGGGTTTAAATACATCCTCGACATCGCCGTCACCCCGACGGCCAGCGGCGAGCGTTTGGTGATCCGCGTGCAAGATTTGTCGCACGAACTGATCACGCTGGAAGACCTGGGTGGTGACGAGGAGCTCAAACTGAAACTCCGTGAAGTTCTTTCGTCCAACGGTTTTTTGGGAGTCGCCGGACCGCCGAATTCCGGAACCACTTCGACTACGCACGGCGTGATGCGGGGCTTGGATCCTTATTTGAATCAGATGTTTTCCATGGGGGATCTTGGCCGCGATGAATTACCGAACATTACGGCGTTCGAATTCAATCCCGACGAAACCTTGAAGGAAGCAATGACGCGTTGCTTTCGGCAAGAAGCGGACATCATCTATCTCAACAAATTGACCGATGCGGAAACCACAAACACGTTTCTCAGTTTCCACAACGAAGGAAAACTGGTTTCGGAATTCGCCGCCACCAATGCGGCCGCCGGTTTGGTGCAATTGGTCGAATGGACAAAAAGTCCACAAATGGTCGTCGATTCGGTGCGCGGCATTGTGAGCCAGTTGTTGATTCGCCGCTTGTGCGACGACTGCAAACAGGTCTTTCGTCCCAATCCCACATTCCTGGCCAAAGCGGGGTTGCCCAAGGATTTGACACAACTGTGCCGACGTGCTCCGCAAGGAGAGGAGTTCGATCCCTGCGAAGAATGCGATGCGTTGGGCTTTCAGGGACGGGTGGCGTTGTTTGAATTGATTGAAATGACCGACGGCATGAAAAAAGTCATTCTTGAAGACCCGACGACCGAAGCGATCCGCGCCCAAGCGAAAAAAGAAGGCATGCACAGCCTGCAGCAGGACGGCTTGCGGCTGGTGGCCGAGGGTGTGACCAGTTTGGATGAACTACAGCGCGCGTTTCGCGCACGGCGGTGA
- a CDS encoding CPBP family intramembrane glutamic endopeptidase, producing the protein MTHEPPEGTDEPLPPRENDPPVEDISTDVGETDVALPEQEQKVEINVVPPPTWFMRTVFPGLEAVGWMVGTLIAIFTGSIAAAIVVSVVWIVAHPNSEFSPTIIEQEAMLPALIGSQVFLIGFAALGVFVRFGTKFPRTLGLRRLSLGHLLVVLGLTLPVQFLAHAWSSLASDLLESVGIAISSQEYMDQMQQILGAGPLVIMWLLMAVCPAVGEELIFRGIIGNTLVRNWGAWWGVLATSVLFGVMHLMPIQAIAVIPLGMAMHVVYLLTKSFWAPVLLHLANNSLALLMMEAAGELSEAEAQTLEEPLSGGILAASLLTALCLFGILWQTRRLSGNADAVEGEGEITSNPATPITYLAAALSLAGVGVLTYLMIME; encoded by the coding sequence ATGACGCATGAACCGCCGGAGGGTACCGACGAGCCGCTGCCGCCGAGGGAGAATGACCCGCCGGTCGAAGACATCTCAACCGATGTGGGCGAGACAGACGTGGCATTGCCCGAACAGGAACAAAAAGTCGAAATCAACGTTGTGCCGCCGCCGACGTGGTTCATGCGGACGGTTTTTCCCGGTCTCGAAGCCGTTGGCTGGATGGTGGGTACGCTGATTGCAATATTCACCGGCTCTATTGCAGCGGCCATAGTGGTGAGTGTGGTTTGGATAGTGGCTCACCCCAACAGCGAGTTCTCACCCACAATTATCGAACAAGAGGCTATGTTGCCGGCGCTGATTGGCTCACAAGTATTTTTGATCGGCTTTGCGGCGCTGGGTGTCTTTGTACGGTTCGGTACAAAATTCCCCCGCACGTTGGGACTGCGGCGGCTGTCGTTGGGGCATTTGCTGGTTGTGCTCGGATTGACGTTGCCGGTTCAGTTTCTCGCGCATGCCTGGTCGAGCTTGGCCAGTGACCTGTTGGAGTCGGTCGGCATTGCCATCTCGTCGCAAGAGTACATGGATCAAATGCAACAAATCCTCGGCGCTGGTCCACTGGTCATCATGTGGCTGTTGATGGCCGTTTGCCCAGCAGTGGGCGAGGAGTTGATCTTCCGCGGTATCATTGGAAACACGCTCGTGCGCAATTGGGGAGCGTGGTGGGGCGTGCTCGCCACATCGGTACTGTTTGGCGTGATGCACCTCATGCCTATTCAGGCCATTGCCGTCATCCCCTTGGGCATGGCGATGCATGTTGTCTATCTGCTGACCAAGAGCTTTTGGGCACCCGTCCTGTTGCACCTTGCCAACAATTCCCTGGCGCTGCTCATGATGGAAGCCGCCGGCGAGTTGAGCGAGGCGGAAGCTCAAACGCTTGAGGAGCCGTTGTCGGGGGGGATCCTCGCCGCATCGCTGCTGACAGCCCTCTGTCTATTCGGCATCCTCTGGCAAACCCGCCGCCTGTCCGGTAATGCAGATGCGGTGGAGGGCGAAGGGGAGATAACTTCCAATCCCGCGACGCCCATCACCTATCTGGCTGCGGCACTGAGCCTAGCCGGAGTCGGTGTGCTGACGTATTTGATGATCATGGAATAG
- a CDS encoding FAD-binding oxidoreductase, giving the protein MPETATISTIPAQALQALRRIVGETSVLSAHEQVLVYECDGFVIEKNTPDCVVFPETTEHVVAIVKLCNEYKIPFVPRGAGTSLAGGCLPVGGGVMIALTRMRGIHDVNLRDHYAVVGPGTVNVHLTQHLKGTGFHYAPDPSSQGACTIGGNVATNSGGPHTLKYGVTVNHVLGAEVVLPDGEVVQFGGYTEDNPGFDLTGLFVGSEGTFGVCTKVIVRLTRDPVAYRTMLGVFETVEDATQAISGIIGAGIVPAALELMDQGIIEAVEPAFHFGFPLDAGAVLLIEVDGLEVAVDGEAAQIVELCEQNNAREVRKADSPQQRDLLWKCRKKAFGAIGRLSPSYCTQDGVVPRTKLPEILKFITEASARHDIRIVNVFHAGDGNIHPILLFDERDAEQVKRVLLASDEILNRCIELGGSVTGEHGIGVEKINFMNKLFTEADLETMEAVRIAFNPTGLCSPQKMLPTAGACGMEHIEKSHPARRAAL; this is encoded by the coding sequence ATGCCTGAAACAGCAACGATATCGACAATTCCCGCCCAAGCACTGCAGGCTCTGCGTCGCATCGTGGGGGAAACCAGTGTGCTTAGCGCCCACGAGCAAGTGCTGGTCTACGAGTGCGACGGGTTTGTGATTGAGAAAAACACTCCCGACTGCGTCGTCTTCCCCGAGACGACTGAGCACGTAGTCGCCATCGTAAAACTATGCAACGAATATAAGATTCCCTTCGTCCCCCGTGGCGCGGGAACCAGTCTTGCGGGAGGGTGCCTGCCCGTGGGCGGCGGCGTGATGATTGCCTTAACGCGGATGCGGGGAATTCATGACGTGAATTTGCGGGATCACTATGCAGTGGTCGGTCCCGGCACGGTGAACGTGCATTTGACGCAGCACCTCAAGGGAACTGGGTTTCACTATGCCCCCGATCCTTCCAGCCAAGGGGCGTGTACGATTGGCGGGAATGTCGCCACCAATTCCGGTGGCCCGCACACCTTAAAATATGGGGTCACAGTCAATCACGTCCTGGGCGCCGAAGTCGTCTTGCCCGATGGCGAGGTGGTGCAATTCGGCGGATATACTGAAGACAATCCCGGTTTCGACTTAACCGGCCTGTTTGTGGGCAGCGAAGGAACATTCGGCGTTTGTACCAAAGTCATCGTACGGCTCACCCGCGATCCAGTCGCCTATCGCACAATGTTGGGAGTCTTCGAAACCGTGGAAGATGCGACGCAAGCAATCAGCGGTATCATCGGGGCGGGCATTGTGCCGGCGGCTTTGGAATTGATGGATCAGGGAATCATCGAAGCGGTCGAACCCGCGTTTCATTTCGGATTTCCGCTCGACGCCGGAGCGGTGTTGCTGATCGAGGTCGACGGCTTGGAAGTCGCCGTCGATGGTGAAGCGGCACAGATTGTGGAGTTGTGTGAACAAAACAACGCCCGTGAAGTCCGCAAAGCCGATTCGCCGCAACAACGCGATTTGTTGTGGAAGTGTCGCAAAAAAGCGTTTGGCGCGATCGGCCGACTCAGCCCCAGTTACTGCACGCAAGACGGCGTGGTACCACGGACGAAGCTGCCAGAGATTTTGAAGTTCATTACCGAAGCAAGTGCCCGTCACGACATTCGCATCGTCAACGTGTTTCACGCGGGCGACGGCAACATCCATCCCATTTTGCTCTTCGACGAACGCGATGCTGAGCAGGTCAAACGCGTGCTGTTGGCCAGCGATGAAATCCTCAATCGTTGTATCGAGCTGGGCGGCAGTGTGACGGGTGAGCATGGAATCGGCGTCGAGAAAATCAACTTTATGAACAAGCTCTTCACCGAAGCCGATTTGGAAACCATGGAAGCAGTGCGAATTGCTTTCAATCCCACAGGATTGTGCAGCCCTCAAAAAATGCTTCCCACGGCTGGCGCCTGTGGGATGGAACACATCGAAAAATCGCATCCCGCCCGTCGGGCCGCTCTCTAA
- a CDS encoding FAD-dependent oxidoreductase yields MQETLPAQDLVLIGAGHTNLHIVRKWRERPIPLVRVTLISAFNRAAYSGMLPGTLAGLYELREMEIDLDRLAAASGVRVVYEEAIGLDSGQQQVLLANRSPLRYDVAAIGIGSVPKIPDPLQQQPAVLSIKPMATFHHRLRERLVEVTQDGNESATVSVVIVGGGAAGVEVSFCLHEYLAKRLISAQLHLIDAGDTILRGYLPKMQQLAREELQRREIVTHLQQRVADFDGRQLTLENGRSLAADIIITATTAAPPPVLSHFDLAKADDGFLATRPTLQSTSAENVFVVGDTATFPDSPVPKAGVYAVRQGPVLWENLERSFQNQPFEEFHPQSSFLSLLATGDHKAIGQYHGQAFHSRWAWKWKDYLDRKFMKLHQVDDPHPEKTANGDSLPLNGASNGQLADSNR; encoded by the coding sequence ATGCAAGAAACGTTACCTGCTCAAGATCTGGTGCTGATCGGCGCGGGGCATACGAATTTGCATATCGTACGCAAGTGGCGAGAGCGTCCGATTCCGCTTGTGCGCGTGACATTGATTTCCGCCTTTAACCGCGCGGCCTATAGTGGGATGTTACCGGGTACCTTGGCGGGGTTGTATGAACTGCGGGAAATGGAGATCGACCTCGATCGACTTGCTGCTGCGAGCGGTGTGCGCGTGGTTTATGAAGAAGCGATTGGATTGGATTCCGGGCAACAACAAGTCCTGTTGGCCAACCGGTCGCCGCTGCGGTACGACGTTGCTGCGATTGGCATTGGCTCGGTGCCGAAAATTCCGGACCCGTTGCAGCAACAACCTGCGGTACTGAGCATCAAACCGATGGCGACGTTTCACCACCGTTTGCGGGAACGGCTTGTGGAGGTGACGCAGGATGGAAACGAGAGCGCGACGGTGTCCGTCGTGATCGTGGGCGGCGGCGCAGCGGGGGTAGAAGTTTCGTTTTGCCTACACGAATATCTGGCCAAGCGGTTGATATCGGCTCAGCTGCATCTGATTGATGCGGGCGATACAATTCTGCGGGGATACCTGCCCAAAATGCAGCAACTCGCTCGGGAGGAATTACAGCGACGTGAAATTGTGACGCATCTGCAACAACGCGTCGCGGATTTTGATGGCCGTCAATTGACCTTGGAAAATGGCCGGAGTCTCGCCGCGGATATTATCATCACCGCCACCACAGCTGCACCGCCGCCGGTGTTGAGCCACTTTGATTTGGCTAAGGCGGACGACGGTTTTCTGGCGACTCGCCCGACGTTGCAATCGACGAGCGCGGAGAATGTGTTTGTGGTGGGCGATACGGCAACCTTCCCCGATAGTCCGGTTCCCAAAGCGGGCGTCTATGCGGTCCGGCAAGGGCCGGTGCTGTGGGAGAATCTCGAGCGGTCTTTTCAAAACCAGCCGTTTGAGGAATTCCATCCGCAGTCCAGTTTTTTGTCATTGCTGGCGACGGGCGACCACAAAGCGATCGGACAATACCACGGCCAAGCTTTCCATAGCCGCTGGGCTTGGAAATGGAAGGATTACTTGGATCGCAAATTCATGAAGCTGCATCAAGTTGACGACCCGCACCCGGAAAAAACCGCCAATGGGGACTCCTTGCCCCTCAATGGAGCGTCGAACGGCCAACTTGCGGATTCCAACCGGTGA
- a CDS encoding serine/threonine-protein kinase — translation MNSITEQSDAAPNVVFCPGCNERLATVDGECTRCGAILPEIMGDQLQETLLIHDWHGNGTYYTEPSEEFDDLLGSALNVYELESLIGSGGMGRVYLAKHRDLDRYCALKILSPKSAEIDQDYVERFVNEGRATASLIHPNVVTIHAIGQEKGFHFLEMEFVAGRSLQRLLRDEQRLTPIRATALAATIANGLATAHRAGIVHRDLKPDNILLNHQGIAKLADFGLAKRISTLRQFPKDLAGTPNFMAPELFHGEPASPASDVYALGVCYFLMLSGRLPYVAKSIDELMAQVATEALPNIRDFNPRVSLVMGEVLSLLLAKSPHNRPCDGIEAAQLLQAVLGQTRDLESLLTDAFLNDPSIRWTRQDLRYRIDHELPDGRRQVLFVEPSDHHAGECLLLIYSICCPADPEFFETALRLNSEIPHGSLAIREVDGREMFVMVNSHLRSTVEVEEIRRSILEVSTRADEIENRLTGEDCH, via the coding sequence GTGAATTCCATCACCGAACAATCCGATGCCGCCCCCAATGTTGTCTTCTGCCCAGGCTGCAATGAGCGTCTGGCCACTGTGGATGGCGAATGCACGCGGTGCGGAGCCATCTTGCCCGAGATCATGGGCGACCAACTGCAGGAAACGTTGCTGATTCACGATTGGCACGGAAACGGCACATATTATACGGAACCCTCAGAAGAATTCGACGACCTGTTGGGCAGCGCCCTGAACGTTTACGAATTGGAATCGCTCATCGGCAGCGGCGGCATGGGGCGGGTGTATCTGGCAAAGCACCGCGATTTGGATCGGTACTGCGCGCTGAAGATTCTGTCTCCCAAATCCGCGGAGATCGATCAAGACTACGTCGAACGCTTCGTCAACGAAGGCCGCGCCACGGCGTCGTTGATCCATCCCAATGTGGTCACGATTCACGCGATTGGACAAGAAAAAGGATTTCATTTTTTAGAAATGGAGTTTGTCGCCGGGCGCTCGTTGCAACGATTGCTTCGCGATGAACAGCGATTGACACCGATTCGGGCCACCGCTTTGGCAGCGACAATCGCCAACGGACTGGCGACGGCGCATCGCGCGGGGATCGTGCATCGCGACCTTAAGCCCGACAATATCTTGCTCAATCATCAAGGCATTGCCAAGCTCGCCGACTTTGGATTGGCGAAACGGATATCCACACTGCGGCAATTTCCCAAAGACTTAGCCGGCACGCCGAATTTCATGGCGCCGGAATTGTTCCACGGCGAACCGGCCAGTCCCGCGAGCGACGTCTATGCGTTGGGGGTCTGTTACTTTTTGATGCTCAGCGGCCGCCTGCCGTATGTGGCCAAGTCGATTGATGAATTGATGGCGCAGGTTGCAACCGAAGCGCTGCCGAACATTCGCGATTTCAATCCCCGCGTCAGTCTGGTCATGGGCGAAGTGCTCAGCTTGCTGTTGGCCAAAAGCCCACACAATCGTCCCTGTGACGGCATCGAAGCAGCGCAACTGCTGCAAGCAGTCTTGGGACAGACGCGCGATTTGGAATCGTTGCTGACCGATGCTTTTTTAAACGACCCGTCGATTCGCTGGACACGACAAGACCTGCGGTATCGTATTGACCATGAATTACCCGACGGCCGCCGACAGGTGTTGTTTGTCGAACCGAGCGACCATCATGCCGGGGAATGTTTGCTGTTGATCTATAGCATCTGTTGCCCGGCCGACCCGGAATTTTTCGAAACGGCGTTGCGACTCAATTCTGAGATCCCACACGGCAGTTTAGCGATTCGAGAAGTCGACGGGCGGGAAATGTTTGTGATGGTCAACTCACACCTACGCTCCACAGTCGAAGTCGAAGAAATCCGCCGCAGCATCTTGGAAGTCTCCACCCGTGCCGATGAAATCGAAAACCGGCTCACCGGGGAAGACTGCCACTGA